Within the Flavobacterium sp. 9R genome, the region CCTCATTTCGGAACAGTCGAAAATCCAATTGCAATGATGAAGCATGAACATGATACTGAAGGAGAACGTTTTAGAAAAATTGCTATGTTAACTTCTAATTACGCTCCTCCAGCTGATGCTTGCAACACTTATAAAGTAACTTTTGCTATGCTTCAAGAATTTGAACAAGACCTTCACAAACACATTCATTTAGAAAACAACATTTTATTTCCGGCAGCTGTTGCTCTGGAAAAAGACTTCATAGCTCAATCTTAATTCTTTGATTTGCCCCAATTACTCCTGCATGAACTGATGGTATTTGGGGCTTTCTGTATTTAGTCATTATGAAAAAATCATGGTTGATTGTTTGTTTGATTAATTTCTTTGTGGCAGCCACAATGGGACTAATCTTACGGTGGATGTATCTTAGTCCCATCCCTTCTATAAATTTTCAATTTTTAGTTCATGGGCATTCTCATATTGCCTTGCTTGGCTGGACTTATTTATCGATTTCTTGTCTTATAATACATTATTTCATTCCAAAAAAGAGTCAAGAAAAACCTGTTTTTAATCGCTTATTTTGGACAACCGAAATTGCAGTAGTTGGTATGATGATTGATTTCCCAATAGAAGGCTATGCAATGTTATCGATTTTTTTCTCTACACTCCATATTTTTTGTAGCTATTTCTTTGCCTACAAGGTTTGGAAAGAAACAAAAAACACCAAATACCAAGAAAAAATACTACTTGACACAGCATTACTTTTTATGATATTTTCAACAATAGGAGTTTGGTGTTTAGGCCCTGCTGTGGGATTAGTGGGAAAAGCGAGTGCCTTTTATCAAATTGCCATTCAGTTTTTTTTGCACTTTCAGTTTAATGGTTGGTTTTTGTTTATAGTAATAGCTTTGCTGCTTAGAATTAGCAACATTAAGCTAGAGAAAAAATTTTTCAATTTGTTTTACTTATGCTTTGTTCTTGGAACACTACTTACATTTTCGCTACCTATAAGTTGGTCCCTAACCCACCCTATATTGTATTATTTAAATAATTTAGGTGTAGTTTTTCTATGTATTGCAATTTGTTATTTTATTAAAATGCCCACCAAGGGAATCCAAACGTATTTCATTAGCAATACAAAACTTGAAAAAAAAATGTATCAGTTGGCATTTTTTTCTTTATTGTTCAAATTAGGATTACAAGTTATACTACTTTACCCTGAAATGAGTAAAACAATTCACAATATAAGGCCTTTTATAATTGGATATATTCATTTGTCAATGTTGGGAATAATTACTTTTTTCATTCTTGCATTTTTATCCAAAAGCACCTTCTTTCATCAGGAGGCTAAAATATACAAGTTAGGTATAATCTTTATCATCATTGGATTTTGTTCAACAGAGCTTGTACTTTTTTTTCAAGGAATCTGGCAATTTTTAGAAAATGGAATTTTGCCATTTTATCCTCATCTACTTTTTGCACTAAGTATTTTTTTGCCTTTAGGAATCCTTTCTGTTACTATCAATTGTTTTCTTTGTAAAATAAAAATATTATGAACCATCATTTATTACTTATTATTCACTTAATGAGCGCTACTGTTTGGGTTGGCGGTCATTTGATATTGGTTGCATCTTATTTACCACGAGCCATTAAAGAAAAAAATCAAAACTATATTTTGAATTATGAAAAAAAGTATGAACCAATAGGCATGCTGTCTTTGATATTACTTGTATTGTCAGGGATTTTAATGGCATATAAATATGGAGTGACCATTGAGCATTGGTTTGAATTTGCAACACCAATAGAAAAAATCGTATCGACTAAATTGCTTTTGTTATTTGCAACCCTACTCTTTGCTTTGAGTGCTCAATTTAAAGTACTCCCTAAACTCAATAATAACATAAAATACTTACCAGAAATGGCTTTGCATATTTTATGTGTTACAATAATTGGGATTGCAATGCTAATTTTGGGTTCCTTTGTTCGTTTTGGAGGCTATTAAATCATAAATTTGTAAAAAAACGTGCTATGTTTTCAAAAACTACTGAATACGGCATTCGAGCTGCAATTTTTGTGGCATCAGAATCGCATCAAAACAAAAGATCCGGGCTAAAGGATATTGCTAAAAAGATAGATTCTCCAGAAGCTTTTACGGCCAAAATCATGCAAATTTTAACCAAAAACAAACTGATAGATTCTGTAAAAGGAGTCGGAGGCGGTTTTGAAATCCCAACAGAACGTTTGTCCCAAGTTAAACTTTCGCAAATAGTAAATGCGTTAGAAGGCGATCGCGTTTTTAGAGGATGTGGTTTAGGATTAAGTAATTGTTCCGAAGAACATCCTTGCCCGATGCATGAAAAATTCAAATCAATCAGAAACGATCTTTCTAATATGTTAGAAAATACCACCCTCGAAGAATTGACTTTGGGTTTAAAAACGGGAGATACATTTTTACGATATTGATTCACTACCATGTCTCTAATTCTAAACCAATACAAATTGGGTATCTACAAAAGAAAGTATTCCTAGAAACTTGATTTCTCTTATTAGCCACTATTACTTTTGACTCTATAACAATTGCAGGGAATCTTTTTAAGTATTCCTTGCTGACGCCACTACCACACATCTTGAACTTTTGCACTCAACCTTAAGATGTTTAAAAGTTAAGTACCTTTTTTTTAATTCTACGTAAAAAAAATACGTAAAATAAATTTATAATTAAGTATTTATACTTATATTTGCTTTGTAATACTTAATTATTGAGTTATGATCAAGGTAATTGTAGTCGGTAACGGCATGGTAGGATATAAATTTTGTGAAAAATTTGTTTCAAAATCGGGGCAAGAAAATTATGCCATCACAGTATTTGGCGAAGAGCCCAGAAGAGCTTATGATCGCGTGCATTTAAGCGAATATTTCAGTGGCAAGAGTGCCGATGATTTAGCCTTATCCACACCGGAATGGTACAAAGAGCAGAACATTGTATTGAATACTTCCGAATTGGTCACTGCACTCGACACTACCCATCGGACCATAACCACACATACTGGCAAAAATTATACGTACGATTACTTAGTACTAGCAACAGGTTCCGCGGCATTTGTCCCACCCATAAAAGGGGTAGAAAAAGAAGGCGTTTTCGTGTACAGAACTATCGAAGATTTAGATGCCATTATGACCTATGCCAAAAAGATAAAAACCAAAGGTGCTACTGAAGCTGCTGTACTTGGCGGAGGTTTGCTAGGACTGGAGGCTGCGAAAGCAGTCAGAGATCTTGGACTGAATCCTCATGTGGTAGAATTTGCCCCTCGATTAATGCCAAGACAATTGGATCAGGGAGCTAGTAATATGCTGCAAGCTAAAATCGAAGCGCTCAACATAGGTATCCATCTCAATAAAGCGACACAATATATTGATGGAGAAGATTGTATCAAGGGGATGATGTTTGCCAACGATGAACTACTTAAAGTAGACATGCTAGTCATATCTGCTGGAATCAAACCGCGTGACGAACTCGCAAGAGGCGCTGGATTAGTTGTTGGTAATCGTGGAGGAATTGTAGTCAATAATCAAATGCAAACATCGGATCCTTTTGTTTATGCTATTGGAGAAGTAGCGTTATACCACAACATGATTTATGGCTTGGTCGCACCAGGTTACGAAATGGCAGACGTAGCGGCAGAACAAATACTCAAAGGTTCAAAAACGATGCGAGACACCATCGACATGTCGACACAATTAAAGTTAATTGGTGTTGAAGTGGCGAGTTTTGGTGATCCTTTCATAGAAAATGAAGAGGTGACTGCTATCGTTTACGAAAATAAATTCAACGGCATTTACAAAAGAATCAATGTCACCAAAGACGGCAAAACCTTACTTGGCGGTATTCTTGTTGGCGATTCCTCCGACTATAATGCGCTGTTTCAGATTTACAACAATGCTTTGGCTTTGCCTGCCAATCCAGAAGATTTAATACTAGGATCTCGAGGAGGCGAAAGCAACACTATGGGTAGCGCAATGGATTTGCCTGATACAGCTGTAATCTGTTCGTGTGAGAACGTAACCAAAGGCGCCATTTGCTGTTCCATCACCGAAGGAAGTTGCGAAACTCTTTCGGATGTAGTCAAACTCACCAAAGCGACTTCGGGTTGTGGTGGCTGCAAACCAATGGTTGTGGACTTGGTAAAAGCAGCTCAAAAATCAATTGGAAAAGAAGTAAAAGAAAACCTATGTGAGCATTTTCATTATACTCGTCAAGAACTATTTGACTTGGTGAAAATCAACAAATATGTCAACTTCTACGAAGTAATCGACCATCATGGCAACGGAGATGGCTGTGAAGTTTGTAAACCGGTAGTTGCCTCCATTTTTTCTAGTATCTATAATGATACAGCCAATAAACACGTTACAACCCAAGACACCAATGATCGCTTTTTGGCTAATATTCAACGTAACGGTACTTACTCTGTTGTACCCCGTGTCGCAGGAGGTGAAATCACACCAGAAAAACTAATCGTCATTGGTGAAGTAGCCAAACAATTTAATTTGTACACCAAAATTACTGGTGCTCAACGTGTTGATTTGTTTGGAGCTCACGTGGGTGATCTCCCTGAAATATGGAGAATTTTAATAGAAAATGGTTTTGAAAGTGGTCATGCCTACGGCAAATCCTTAAGAGCAGTTAAAAGCTGTGTAGGCAATGCTTGGTGTCGCTACGGTATGGACGATAGCGCTGGCTTTGCTATTGAACTCGAAAACCGATACAAAGGTATTCGTGCACCACACAAACTCAAAGGAGGCGTTTCGGCGTGTATTAGAGAATGCGCCGAGGCAAGAGGCAAAGACTTTGGCGTAATCGCAGTAGAAGGAGGTTGGAATCTTTACATCTGCGGCAATGGAGGGGCAAATCCAAAACACGCCGTACTTTTGGCCGAACAAATAGATAAAGCAACCGTTATAAAATATCTCGATCGTTTCTTGATGTACTATATCCGCACCGCTGGCCCGCTAGTACGAACTGCTACTTGGCTAGATAAGTTGGATGGAGGTTTGGATTACTTAAAAGAAATCATCATTCACGATCGCATTGGCATCTGTGAAACTTTAGAAAATGAAATGGAAAAACTAGTGGGCACTTTTGAATGCGAGTGGAAGCAAGTGCTCGAAAAACCAAGACTTTTAAAGCGTTTTAGTCATTTTGTGAATACTGACGAGAAAGATGATGCCATAGAATTTGTTCCTTTAAGAGATCAAAAAATGCCAAGACCTTGGTAAAAATATAAAAAATAACGTTTCCCTTTAACGCTACCTCTTTCCTACCTCCTATTCATCTAGGAAAGAGTAAAGCGTTATTTAAATCAAAAAAATATGGAAGAATTATTAAATCAATACGAAACAGTAGCTACCGAAAATGTAAAAATTTGGTTCAAAGCAGGAAACATTAAAGATTTTCCAAGTAATAGAGGTGGCTGTATTAAATACAAAAACAAACAAATTGCTGTTTTCAATTTTGAAAGAAGAAATGCTTGGTATGCTTGCCAAAATGCTTGTCCACACAAAATGGAAATGGTATTATCGAGAGGTATGACAGGATCTGCTGACGGAGTTCCAAAAATAGCCTGTCCAATGCACAAAAAAACCTTTTCTCTTATTGACGGGAGCAACCTAAACGGAGACGATTACAAAATTGCCACATACCCAGTAAAGATTGAAGGTGACGAAGTTTTCGTTGGCTTTTTGGATTAAATACGTATATTTGGTTGATAAAAAATATTGCTTTTTCTTATTTTAAGCCGATTAAAAAAACGTCTATAACTTCCTTTTCAATGAATGTGAATCGTTTTCAAAATGCGCTACAGCGCATTGATGCTGCCAATGCAAAAGACCCCAATAAAGTTGTAATTGATGACGCCATAGTTGCAAAAGAATTATTGTATTCTGATAGAATGCTAAACCGCTTGATGGATTTTGCTCCCGATGCATCTGAAGCCATTCAAATTGCCGCCAAAGGGCAACATATTTGCCGTTGGGAAATCGCTAGAAATTCCTATCCTATGGACCGGGTGGGCTACTTAAAATGGAGAGAAGCACTCAAAAAATTTCATGCTTCGAAAACTACTTCAATCCTTGAAGAAGTGGGTTATGAATCTTCGTTCATTGAACGCGTTTGCTTTTTGATTGAAAAAAAATTACTCAAAAAAGATGCTGAAACCCAATTGCTCGAAGACGTAATTTGTTTGGTCTTTCTTGAATATTATTTAGAAGAGTTTATCCTAAAACACGACACAGAGAAGCTCAAAAATATTATTATAAAAACCTGGAACAAAATGTCTGAAAAAGGACAGCAAACAGCCTTAACCTTATCTTTTTCAACGTCAAGTTTACAACTCATAAAAGAGGCATTAGACTTATAATTGACTATGAGTAGTTCAAAAAACGACACCACAATAGACTCCATTTCCTTCAAAAATTTAAGGAGATTGTATCTCTTTGCACTATTAACAATTGCATTGACTGTTTTGGTAAGTCAGTTTATTCTACAATACAATCTCAACCGTCAATTAAGTGATTCCAAAATCATCAACACTTCTGGAAAACAAAGAATGTTAAGCCAAAAGTTGACTAAAGAACTTTTAATCCTTCATGCTGCAACAGATCCCTCCAAAGTTGAATTGGAAAAAAAAAGGATTGATTCTATTCTAAATAAATGGAAATTTAATCATAATACTTTAGTGTATGGCAATGAAAAACTAGGTTTTCCTGAAGAAAAAAGCGCGCTATTGAACAAATTGTATCAATCGATTCAACCCAATTTCGAAGCCATAATAGCAGCGAGCCATCAGTATTTACAAATTAAAAAAAACGAGCAAAATCCTGAGAAGCTACAGCAATTGATAACTATTATTTTGGACAATGAACGTATTTTTTTGACCAAAATGAATCAAATCGTTGAACAATATGATCAAGAAGCTTTGGAAAAGGTAACGTTACAAAGCAAAACAGAATATGGCATACTGCTTTTTACCCTGCTGGTATTGGTTTTAGAATTCCTTTTTATCTTTAAACCTACTAATAAAAAGATTGAGATACTAATTTCAAAACTGTTAACCTCAGAAAGAAAAGCACTTAAATTAGCTTACAATACCGAAGTTTTGAGTGAAATAAAAGAAAACTCTGTAAAAGAACTCAAATCTTTAAATTATGCTATGGAAAACACACTACTTTACTGTAGAGTAGCACCTAACGGAACTTTAATTCACATAGGAGAAAAATTTTCCAAATTATTACACTATAATAAATCCACTACTGAACAACGTTTTTCACAAGTACTTACCGCTTCAGAAAAAGAACAGCATAGCATTGATCGTATTATTGCAGAAAAACATAGAAGCGGTTGGCAAGGAGAAATTTCCTTTACAAGTAAAGAAGACACTACCATTTGGCTGGACTTGTCTATGGTTCCTGTAACTATAAAAAAAGGAGCATCTGAGCTGTTGATTATCTGTTTTGATATAACGGAAAGAAAAAAAGCACAACAAGAAGTGGAGCGCCTTAACATTGAAAGCAGTGAGGCAAAAATCAATCAGCAAAAAATAATTTCGAGTAAAATTATCGAAAATCAAGAAAACGAACAAAATCGCATTGCCAAGGAAATTCATGACGGAATAGGCCAAATGCTAACAGGCCTTAAGTTTAGTCTTGAGAGTATCAATCTAGATGATAAAGAAAAGACCTCCCAAAAAATGGAATACCTCAAACAACTTTCTTTAGACATTATAAAAGGTGTTCGAACAGCTACTTTCAACTTAATGCCTCCCGAATTGAGCGATCATGGCATCGTCTCATCTTTGTCCAAGTTATGCCAAGAACTATCCAAATTAACTGGGAAAAGTATTGTTTTTTATAACAAAAGCCAGTTTGAACAGCGTTTGGACTCACTAACGGAAATTAATATATATAGACTTTCGCAAGAAGCCATAAATAATGCTATCAAATATGCTGATTCAACACACATTATTGTTCAATTATCGCATAGCACTAGCATTTTAAGCATCACGATTGATGATAATGGCAAAGGATTTGACCTACAATCTGTAGAAAAAAAGCGCAATAGCTCATCTGGAATGGGGCTTGTTTTTATGCAAGAACGAATACAATACATTAACGGGCGTATTTTTATTAACTCAATTCCTGGTGAAGGTACTCGAATTACCTTCAATATTCCTATATAGGAATTCGCTCTTTATAGTTTTGATATGTATTCTACATAATTACAAAATACGTATCTTAGCCCCAAGATTAGTTAATTTTACTTAAAAAAAAATCAATACTTATGAATCATCCCATTCGAGTAGTATTAGCAGATGACCACGTATTCGTTCGTGATGGTATCAAATCACTGTTAGAGAATGAAAATAACATCATAGTTGTTGGGGAAGCTACAGATGGACAAGAAGCCTTGACTATAGTAGCCTCTGAAAAACCTGATTTACTTATCGTAGACATTAGAATGCCTCACTTTACTGGCATTGAAGTGGTTGAAAAAATACGTCAAGAGAATACCCCACTCAAGATTGTAGTACTATCCATGCACGAATCTGAAGAATATGTATTAAAATCTATAAAAGCAGGCGCGGATGGTTACTTGCTTAAAGGATCTAGTAAAGAAGAATTCTTAAAAGCATTGCACACTGTTGCTAATGGTGGTAAATATTTTAGCGGCGATATTTCCTCTATTTTAATTAACCAACTTACTAATGGCAACGTACCACTAACCACTGAAAAAAAACAACAACTAGACGAAGAGCTAGTTATAACCAAAAGAGAAAAAGAAATTTTACAGCTTTTATTATCAGGAAAAGGCAATAAAGAAATTGCAGAAGCCCTTGAAATTAGTAAACGAACAGCAGAAGTGCATCGCTTTAACTTGATGAAAAAACTTAAGGTTAAAAATTTAATTGAATTAGCAAACAAAGCAAAAGAGTATTCGCTGCTCTAGTGTTTATTCAAAAACTTATTGATTCAATGCGTACAAGTGGTAATTTTACCACTTTTTTTTTGCTTTACAAATTCCTAAATGAGCTATCCCTCATAGATTCCCTACAGTTTACACCAAATGCAACGCTGCCATAAAAAAGATTAAAAAAGTCTTTTTTAAACTATTAGTTAGTTCTTCAGCTATCGAAACAAGGCTTTAAGCAAAATACTTATAAAAATTAAGTATAAATACTTAAATTTTTTTCAAAAACTGCGTTTTGGCAGGTTTTACAATATCATTCGTCATTATTTTTGCCATTAAAGTACACGAAATACTTAAACAAAGGTTTTCATCTACGTATTAAAATAATGTAAAAATAACTAACCTATCGAACATGAGCTCAATTTCAACCCATCAACCGCTTACTCGTTTAAACATTTTCAGCTTTAAAGGCGTTCAAATGCGAACTTTCCATATTACATGGCTTACCTTTTTCTTTAGTTTTTTTGCCTGGTTTGGTATGGCTTCACTAATGCCCTTGGCAAAAGAACAGTTACACCTTACCAAAGATCAATTGGGTAATATTCAAATTGCCTCTGTTTCTGCAACAATAATAGCTCGATTACTAATCGGTCGACTAGTAGATACCTACGGCCCACGATTGGTGTACACTTGGCTGCTAGTGATATGTGCTGTACCGGTTTTGTTAATAGGAACTTCACAATCGTATGAAAGCTTTTTACTGTTTCGATTAGCCATAGGTGTTATTGGAGCTTCTTTTGTTATTACACAATTTCATACTTCTGTAATGTTTGCACCCTCAATAAAAGGAACAGCAAATGCTACAGCGGGAGGGTTTGGAAATGCTGGTGCTGGCTTAGCAAATAGCACAATGCCATTAATTGCTGCTGGCTTTGTAGGATTAGGATTTTGTACACACGAAGATAGTTGGAGATACGCAATGATAGTTCCTGGGGTTATACTATTAATTTGCGCCTTTTTCTATGTTAGATATACAAAAGATTTACCCAACGGGAATTATAAAGAATTAGGAATTACCAACGAAAATAAAGAAAATACCTTTATGTTAGCTGTAAAAGACTACCGCACTTGGGTCTTAACGGTTGCCTATGCAGCTTGTTTTGGTGTTGAAATTACTATTGATAATTTCGCCCCAATTTATTTTACAGATACTTTTGGAGCAAGTCTAAAAACAGCTGGATTATGTGCAGGAATCTTTGGCATGATTAATATTTTTGCTCGTCCCTTAGGAGGAATTGTAGCCGATAAAGTAGGCAAAATATATGGTTTTTCTGGAAAAAACGTATTGCTTGCTTTGCTATTAATTGTAGAAGGAATTGGAATCATTTTCTTTGGGCTGACAGAGCAGCTGGGGCTTGCTATCTTTTTAATGTTTCTTTTCGGAATGAGCCTAAAAATGGCGAATGGTGCTACCTATAGCCTAGTTCCTTTTATTAACCCAAAGGCTGTTGGAAGCGTGGCAGGGATTGTTGGAGCCGGAGGAAACATAGGTGCTATGCTAATTGCGTTTTTATTTAAAGCAAAAGCAGTTAAAGTAACAAAAGACGTGATCGATACTAATGGTCTTTCTAAAACCAAAGAATTAATTGATTATACTGATGCTTTTTACACACTGGGAATCATCATCTTTATTACAGGAATCATTGTTTTAGCAGTAAAATATGCCATCAAAACAAAGGATAGTGAATAACTACTTCCGCTTTGGGTAACTAGCACTTAAATAAAGAAGGAATGAAATTATACCAGCAATTTTGGATATACTTTCATTCCTTTTTTTGCTTGTTTACGTTCCTGTATAGCACGGGAATTATTCAAAGTAGTCTCGTAAATCAAGGATTGATGTAAACAAATACATCTCACAGCAGTGAGAATAATTATTAAATAGGCTTTAATCGAAACTAGGTTAAATTTTGGCTAAAGCCTTTTTTGAATCTCATTTTAAAAAATGGGCTAAAGCCCATTCCTATTAAAACTTTACAAAAAAAGAACGGGTAAACATTGCTATTCAAATGCACATTAAAAAGAATATTAGAATGAACTAAAGCTTAGTTCTATTGAAACTTTACAAAAAAAGAACGAGCTAAACTCATTCCTTTTCAAAAGCTACTTTAATCCATAAAAAATCCTTGCAAATTGCCTAAACAACGCAAGGATTCTTTCCACCAAATTGAATTGAAACTAACTCTTATAGGTCATTCCCATGTCTTCAATAGAAAATGCATCGGTCAATAAGTGGAGCAAACGATCTCTCAACTCAATGTATTCTGGCATTTTTACAATCTCAATTTTGTTTCTCGGTCTTGGCAAATGCACTTCTTCTATTTCTCTTATAGTGGCCGAAGGACCATCTTTTAACACCACAATTCTGTCCGATAAAAATAAGGCTTCCTCAATATCGTGTGTAATCATAATGATGGTTTTATCGCGATTATTGAGATTCCAAAGTTTCAACACTTCCAATTGCATAGAACTCTTGGTAAAGGCATCCAAAGCTCCAAAAGGTTCGTCCAAAAGTAGTACTCCAGGATTGATGGCGAAAGCTCTTGCAATGGCAACTCTTTGTTTCATTCCTCCAGATAACTGGCCTGGCAATTTGTCTCGATGTTCTAACAAGTTGACCATTTTTAGGTTGGCATCTACAATGTCGTGTTTTTCTTTTTTGGAACAATTCATTACCGAATCTACGGCTTGAAAAATATTTTCGTGAACCGTCAACCAAGGCAATAAGGAGTAATTTTGAAATACTATACCCCTATCAGGGCCTGGTCCTTTGATGGTGTTACCGTCTAACTCGACCGTACCTCCTGAGGGAGTTAGCATTCCAGCGATGGCATTCATAATGGTTGATTTTCCGCAACCTGAGTGACCAATGATGGAAATGATTTCGCCTTTTTTTATGGATAAGTTAATATCACGTACAGCGGTATATTTCCCTTTGGGAGTTGGGAAGGATATTTCTAAGTTTTTGATTTCTAAATAGCTCATTTTGATTTGTTTTTTTTGAGGTTTTGACAAGGTTTAAGGTTGTTTAAAGTTTAATAGGGTTTAAGTTGTTCAAGAACTTATCCGGTTTAAACAACCTTAAACCTTAAACTTTAAACATTTTTTTACCCTTTGTAAGCAACTTTGTGCTCGATGTAAGTAAAAATCCTATCGAAAAGTAATCCTACCAATCCAATGATAATGATGGCCGAAATTACTTTTTCGAGACTTAAGGCGTTCCAACTGTCCCA harbors:
- a CDS encoding CopD family protein, with translation MMNHHLLLIIHLMSATVWVGGHLILVASYLPRAIKEKNQNYILNYEKKYEPIGMLSLILLVLSGILMAYKYGVTIEHWFEFATPIEKIVSTKLLLLFATLLFALSAQFKVLPKLNNNIKYLPEMALHILCVTIIGIAMLILGSFVRFGGY
- a CDS encoding Rrf2 family transcriptional regulator translates to MFSKTTEYGIRAAIFVASESHQNKRSGLKDIAKKIDSPEAFTAKIMQILTKNKLIDSVKGVGGGFEIPTERLSQVKLSQIVNALEGDRVFRGCGLGLSNCSEEHPCPMHEKFKSIRNDLSNMLENTTLEELTLGLKTGDTFLRY
- the nirB gene encoding nitrite reductase large subunit NirB, translating into MIKVIVVGNGMVGYKFCEKFVSKSGQENYAITVFGEEPRRAYDRVHLSEYFSGKSADDLALSTPEWYKEQNIVLNTSELVTALDTTHRTITTHTGKNYTYDYLVLATGSAAFVPPIKGVEKEGVFVYRTIEDLDAIMTYAKKIKTKGATEAAVLGGGLLGLEAAKAVRDLGLNPHVVEFAPRLMPRQLDQGASNMLQAKIEALNIGIHLNKATQYIDGEDCIKGMMFANDELLKVDMLVISAGIKPRDELARGAGLVVGNRGGIVVNNQMQTSDPFVYAIGEVALYHNMIYGLVAPGYEMADVAAEQILKGSKTMRDTIDMSTQLKLIGVEVASFGDPFIENEEVTAIVYENKFNGIYKRINVTKDGKTLLGGILVGDSSDYNALFQIYNNALALPANPEDLILGSRGGESNTMGSAMDLPDTAVICSCENVTKGAICCSITEGSCETLSDVVKLTKATSGCGGCKPMVVDLVKAAQKSIGKEVKENLCEHFHYTRQELFDLVKINKYVNFYEVIDHHGNGDGCEVCKPVVASIFSSIYNDTANKHVTTQDTNDRFLANIQRNGTYSVVPRVAGGEITPEKLIVIGEVAKQFNLYTKITGAQRVDLFGAHVGDLPEIWRILIENGFESGHAYGKSLRAVKSCVGNAWCRYGMDDSAGFAIELENRYKGIRAPHKLKGGVSACIRECAEARGKDFGVIAVEGGWNLYICGNGGANPKHAVLLAEQIDKATVIKYLDRFLMYYIRTAGPLVRTATWLDKLDGGLDYLKEIIIHDRIGICETLENEMEKLVGTFECEWKQVLEKPRLLKRFSHFVNTDEKDDAIEFVPLRDQKMPRPW
- the nirD gene encoding nitrite reductase small subunit NirD, whose translation is MEELLNQYETVATENVKIWFKAGNIKDFPSNRGGCIKYKNKQIAVFNFERRNAWYACQNACPHKMEMVLSRGMTGSADGVPKIACPMHKKTFSLIDGSNLNGDDYKIATYPVKIEGDEVFVGFLD
- a CDS encoding DUF4202 domain-containing protein; the encoded protein is MNVNRFQNALQRIDAANAKDPNKVVIDDAIVAKELLYSDRMLNRLMDFAPDASEAIQIAAKGQHICRWEIARNSYPMDRVGYLKWREALKKFHASKTTSILEEVGYESSFIERVCFLIEKKLLKKDAETQLLEDVICLVFLEYYLEEFILKHDTEKLKNIIIKTWNKMSEKGQQTALTLSFSTSSLQLIKEALDL
- a CDS encoding ATP-binding protein; translation: MSSSKNDTTIDSISFKNLRRLYLFALLTIALTVLVSQFILQYNLNRQLSDSKIINTSGKQRMLSQKLTKELLILHAATDPSKVELEKKRIDSILNKWKFNHNTLVYGNEKLGFPEEKSALLNKLYQSIQPNFEAIIAASHQYLQIKKNEQNPEKLQQLITIILDNERIFLTKMNQIVEQYDQEALEKVTLQSKTEYGILLFTLLVLVLEFLFIFKPTNKKIEILISKLLTSERKALKLAYNTEVLSEIKENSVKELKSLNYAMENTLLYCRVAPNGTLIHIGEKFSKLLHYNKSTTEQRFSQVLTASEKEQHSIDRIIAEKHRSGWQGEISFTSKEDTTIWLDLSMVPVTIKKGASELLIICFDITERKKAQQEVERLNIESSEAKINQQKIISSKIIENQENEQNRIAKEIHDGIGQMLTGLKFSLESINLDDKEKTSQKMEYLKQLSLDIIKGVRTATFNLMPPELSDHGIVSSLSKLCQELSKLTGKSIVFYNKSQFEQRLDSLTEINIYRLSQEAINNAIKYADSTHIIVQLSHSTSILSITIDDNGKGFDLQSVEKKRNSSSGMGLVFMQERIQYINGRIFINSIPGEGTRITFNIPI
- a CDS encoding response regulator transcription factor is translated as MNHPIRVVLADDHVFVRDGIKSLLENENNIIVVGEATDGQEALTIVASEKPDLLIVDIRMPHFTGIEVVEKIRQENTPLKIVVLSMHESEEYVLKSIKAGADGYLLKGSSKEEFLKALHTVANGGKYFSGDISSILINQLTNGNVPLTTEKKQQLDEELVITKREKEILQLLLSGKGNKEIAEALEISKRTAEVHRFNLMKKLKVKNLIELANKAKEYSLL
- a CDS encoding MFS transporter gives rise to the protein MSSISTHQPLTRLNIFSFKGVQMRTFHITWLTFFFSFFAWFGMASLMPLAKEQLHLTKDQLGNIQIASVSATIIARLLIGRLVDTYGPRLVYTWLLVICAVPVLLIGTSQSYESFLLFRLAIGVIGASFVITQFHTSVMFAPSIKGTANATAGGFGNAGAGLANSTMPLIAAGFVGLGFCTHEDSWRYAMIVPGVILLICAFFYVRYTKDLPNGNYKELGITNENKENTFMLAVKDYRTWVLTVAYAACFGVEITIDNFAPIYFTDTFGASLKTAGLCAGIFGMINIFARPLGGIVADKVGKIYGFSGKNVLLALLLIVEGIGIIFFGLTEQLGLAIFLMFLFGMSLKMANGATYSLVPFINPKAVGSVAGIVGAGGNIGAMLIAFLFKAKAVKVTKDVIDTNGLSKTKELIDYTDAFYTLGIIIFITGIIVLAVKYAIKTKDSE
- a CDS encoding ABC transporter ATP-binding protein — encoded protein: MSYLEIKNLEISFPTPKGKYTAVRDINLSIKKGEIISIIGHSGCGKSTIMNAIAGMLTPSGGTVELDGNTIKGPGPDRGIVFQNYSLLPWLTVHENIFQAVDSVMNCSKKEKHDIVDANLKMVNLLEHRDKLPGQLSGGMKQRVAIARAFAINPGVLLLDEPFGALDAFTKSSMQLEVLKLWNLNNRDKTIIMITHDIEEALFLSDRIVVLKDGPSATIREIEEVHLPRPRNKIEIVKMPEYIELRDRLLHLLTDAFSIEDMGMTYKS